A single region of the Streptomyces caelestis genome encodes:
- a CDS encoding S41 family peptidase, translating to MRTVTATALTLALAAATAAPAVATPGKPSTDGLWRMDGYGTVLSLDGDTFQEFQTTSVSCLKGDTARRTGPGTYTTAYGTVLTVRPGPNENRASLGADSSVGHRTLRRIHALPADCTRPTPKDPRTAFDVFWHSFAENYPFFAAKGIDWQATRDRYRPKVDQDTTRQELFAVFSDMVRPLYDAHVAVRDGDGVFAQVRPGTELPTQAMDTRVKKFIGERDLKGAPYRQDFANGRITYADLPGSADQGYLRISGFGGYTPEDAPYAAHLAELDKALDTILTTDRTQRLKGLIIDLRINGGGSDALGIHIAERLTDKPYVAYAKRARNHPTEPGRHTRPEPIPVVPADGPRYTGPIAVLTGGSTVSAGETFTQALINRPGGTIRIGQPTQGVFSDVMERNLPNGMTAFLPNEEFLNRSGHTYDGTGIPPHLTEPVFTKEEFAKKRDSAFDRAVSVLRNDR from the coding sequence ATGCGCACCGTCACAGCCACCGCCCTCACCCTGGCCCTCGCCGCAGCCACCGCAGCACCCGCCGTCGCCACACCCGGCAAGCCGAGTACCGACGGCCTCTGGCGCATGGACGGCTACGGCACCGTCCTCTCCCTCGACGGCGACACCTTCCAGGAGTTCCAGACCACATCGGTCAGCTGCCTCAAGGGCGACACCGCCCGGCGCACCGGCCCGGGCACGTACACCACCGCCTACGGCACCGTCCTGACCGTCCGCCCCGGCCCGAACGAGAACCGTGCCTCCCTCGGCGCGGACAGCTCCGTCGGCCACCGCACCCTGCGGCGGATCCACGCCCTCCCCGCCGACTGCACCCGCCCCACACCCAAGGACCCGCGCACCGCCTTCGACGTCTTCTGGCACTCCTTCGCCGAGAACTACCCCTTCTTCGCCGCGAAGGGCATCGACTGGCAGGCCACCCGGGACCGCTACCGCCCGAAGGTCGACCAGGACACCACCCGCCAGGAACTCTTCGCCGTCTTCAGCGACATGGTCCGCCCCCTCTACGACGCCCACGTCGCGGTCCGAGACGGAGACGGCGTCTTCGCCCAGGTCCGCCCCGGCACCGAACTGCCCACGCAGGCGATGGACACAAGGGTCAAGAAGTTCATCGGCGAACGCGACCTCAAGGGCGCCCCGTACCGCCAGGACTTCGCCAACGGCCGGATCACCTACGCCGACCTGCCCGGCAGTGCGGACCAGGGCTACCTCCGTATCTCCGGCTTCGGCGGCTACACCCCCGAGGACGCCCCGTACGCCGCCCACCTCGCCGAACTCGACAAGGCCCTCGACACGATCCTCACCACGGACCGCACCCAGCGCCTCAAGGGCCTGATCATCGATCTGCGCATCAACGGCGGCGGGTCCGACGCCCTCGGCATCCACATCGCCGAGCGCCTGACGGACAAGCCCTACGTCGCCTACGCCAAACGCGCCCGCAACCACCCCACAGAACCCGGCAGGCACACCCGCCCCGAGCCCATCCCGGTCGTCCCGGCCGACGGGCCTCGCTACACCGGCCCCATCGCCGTACTGACCGGAGGCTCAACCGTCAGCGCGGGCGAGACCTTCACCCAGGCCCTCATCAACCGTCCTGGCGGCACCATCCGCATCGGTCAGCCCACACAGGGCGTCTTCTCGGACGTCATGGAACGCAACCTGCCCAACGGCATGACCGCCTTCCTCCCGAACGAGGAGTTCCTCAACCGCTCCGGCCACACCTACGACGGCACGGGCATCCCACCCCACCTCACCGAACCGGTCTTCACCAAGGAGGAGTTCGCCAAGAAGCGGGACTCCGCGTTCGACCGCGCTGTGAGTGTCCTTCGGAACGACCGCTAG